In a single window of the Streptomyces cinnabarinus genome:
- a CDS encoding FadR/GntR family transcriptional regulator: MDEGTAPQKGTVTQRAIERIKALIGEGSLEPGQRLPTERDLAAQLGISRSSMREAIRALTVMGVLEARHGSGIYVTRLEAGDLLETFGVVADLSRGPGLVELLEVRRILESTATALAAARITPDQLAEVERHLKAMNATDDPEQILAHDLAFHREIAAAAGNDTMAAILEGLSSRTFRARVWRGYQEEGAFTRTRREHAAIHRALVARDPEAARAAAAAHVGEVEEWLRAQLEG, encoded by the coding sequence GTGGACGAGGGGACGGCCCCGCAGAAGGGCACCGTGACGCAGCGCGCGATCGAGCGGATCAAGGCGCTGATCGGCGAGGGAAGTCTGGAGCCGGGGCAGCGGCTGCCGACCGAGCGTGATCTCGCGGCGCAGCTCGGTATCTCCCGCAGTTCGATGCGCGAGGCGATCCGGGCGCTCACCGTGATGGGGGTGCTGGAGGCCCGGCACGGCAGCGGCATCTACGTCACACGGCTGGAGGCGGGCGACCTCCTGGAGACCTTCGGGGTGGTCGCGGACCTGTCCCGGGGGCCGGGCCTGGTGGAGCTGCTGGAGGTGCGCCGGATCCTGGAGTCGACGGCGACGGCACTGGCCGCGGCGCGCATCACACCCGACCAACTCGCCGAGGTCGAACGGCACTTGAAGGCCATGAACGCCACCGACGACCCCGAGCAGATCCTCGCCCACGACCTCGCCTTCCACCGGGAGATCGCGGCGGCAGCGGGCAACGACACGATGGCCGCGATCCTGGAGGGCCTGTCCTCACGCACCTTCCGGGCCCGGGTCTGGCGCGGCTACCAGGAGGAGGGCGCCTTCACCCGCACGCGCCGCGAACACGCCGCGATTCACCGGGCGTTGGTCGCCCGTGATCCGGAGGCGGCGCGGGCTGCGGCGGCGGCGCATGTGGGGGAGGTCGAGGAGTGGTTGCGGGCGCAGTTGGAGGGGTGA
- a CDS encoding winged helix DNA-binding domain-containing protein, translating into MKINARELNRATLGRQLLLRREPLGVADAVRRILALQAQQPASPYLALWNRLDGFRPADLDAAFADRTLLKATLLRITLHAVHGEDYPLVREAMRPTLHATRLGHRFAAAGLTPSDAAELEPGLLEFAGEPRSNGDMTAWLAERVGEERKDGAWWGLRAWAPLVHSVTGGPWSFGNSPAYVAGPGDRFEGGPDEALRALIPRYLAAFGPASVTDVAQFATVQRARVRTAVGALGDSLEELTGPDGTVLYDVPGAPRPPEDTPAPPRLMAMWDSVLLAHADRSRVVPPDYRPLVTRVNGDVLPTLLVDGQVAGVWRPAEAGGIEATAFHELPPEAWEGLAEEAAALVELLAEREPRVYSRYGHWWKKLPEGEVRVLAG; encoded by the coding sequence GTGAAGATCAACGCGCGGGAACTGAACCGGGCCACTCTCGGCCGTCAACTGCTGCTGCGCCGGGAACCGTTGGGCGTCGCCGATGCCGTACGGCGGATCCTGGCGCTCCAGGCGCAGCAGCCGGCGTCGCCGTATCTCGCGCTGTGGAACCGGCTCGACGGCTTCCGTCCGGCCGATCTCGACGCCGCCTTCGCCGACCGCACGCTGCTCAAGGCGACCCTGCTGCGGATCACCCTGCACGCTGTGCACGGCGAGGACTACCCGCTGGTCCGGGAGGCGATGCGGCCCACGCTGCACGCCACCCGGCTGGGCCACCGCTTCGCCGCCGCGGGGCTGACTCCGTCGGACGCGGCCGAACTGGAGCCGGGCCTGCTGGAGTTCGCGGGGGAGCCGCGGTCGAACGGCGACATGACGGCGTGGCTCGCGGAACGGGTCGGCGAGGAGAGGAAGGACGGGGCGTGGTGGGGGCTGCGGGCCTGGGCACCGCTGGTGCACTCGGTGACGGGTGGGCCCTGGTCGTTCGGCAACTCGCCCGCGTACGTCGCCGGGCCCGGGGACCGGTTCGAGGGCGGGCCCGACGAGGCGCTGCGGGCGCTGATCCCGCGCTATCTGGCGGCGTTCGGGCCCGCCTCGGTGACCGACGTGGCCCAGTTCGCCACCGTTCAGCGGGCCCGCGTCCGTACGGCGGTGGGCGCGCTCGGTGACTCCCTGGAGGAGCTGACGGGCCCCGACGGCACGGTCCTGTACGACGTCCCGGGCGCCCCCCGCCCGCCCGAGGACACCCCGGCCCCGCCCCGCCTGATGGCCATGTGGGACAGCGTGCTGCTCGCCCACGCCGACCGCAGCCGCGTGGTCCCGCCGGACTACCGCCCGCTGGTGACCCGCGTCAACGGCGACGTCCTGCCGACGCTTCTGGTCGACGGACAGGTCGCCGGGGTATGGCGCCCGGCGGAGGCGGGCGGAATCGAGGCGACGGCCTTCCACGAGCTGCCGCCCGAGGCGTGGGAAGGGCTGGCGGAGGAGGCCGCGGCCCTGGTGGAGCTGCTCGCCGAACGGGAGCCGCGGGTCTACAGCCGGTACGGCCACTGGTGGAAGAAGCTGCCGGAGGGTGAGGTGAGGGTGCTGGCCGGATAA
- a CDS encoding sugar ABC transporter substrate-binding protein — protein sequence MPGRTVRKRNRIRMIGLALSTSLALAACGSTQDSAGSAGGGGGGDGTGKVGVILPLLTSPFWQSYNDYVPKMAKSEDVDAMKTVNSNSDPSQQITDINNTLNQGVKGLVVAPLDSAAIEAGLDQAERKGVPVVAVDVAPDQGKVAMVVRANNVSYGEKACRYLGEQIPSGKVVQIMGDLASVNGRDRSEAFRACVKQNFPKLQVLEIPAKWESDTAAAKLDTLLNANPDVKGIYMQAGGVYLAPTLQTLKSKGLLKKAGQAGHITIVSNDGIPQEYDAIRKGEIDATVSQPADLYAKYGMYYIKAAMQGKTFKPGPTDHDSTIVELPGGNLEDQLPAPLVTKENVDDPELWGNTVG from the coding sequence ATGCCCGGCAGGACAGTGCGCAAGCGGAACAGAATCCGGATGATTGGCCTGGCGCTGAGCACCTCGCTCGCGCTGGCCGCCTGTGGCAGCACCCAGGACAGCGCCGGATCCGCCGGCGGAGGTGGTGGTGGGGACGGGACCGGCAAGGTCGGCGTGATCCTCCCGCTGCTCACCTCGCCGTTCTGGCAGTCGTACAACGACTACGTGCCGAAGATGGCGAAGTCCGAGGACGTCGACGCGATGAAGACCGTCAACTCCAACAGTGACCCCTCCCAGCAGATCACCGACATCAACAACACCCTGAACCAGGGCGTGAAGGGCCTCGTCGTCGCCCCGCTGGACAGCGCCGCCATCGAGGCGGGCCTCGACCAGGCGGAACGCAAGGGTGTTCCGGTCGTCGCCGTGGATGTCGCCCCCGACCAGGGCAAGGTCGCCATGGTGGTGCGGGCCAACAACGTGTCGTACGGGGAGAAGGCCTGCCGGTACCTCGGCGAGCAGATACCGTCCGGCAAGGTCGTGCAGATCATGGGCGATCTGGCCTCGGTCAACGGCCGTGACCGCTCGGAGGCGTTCCGCGCCTGCGTGAAGCAGAACTTCCCGAAGCTGCAGGTGCTGGAGATCCCCGCCAAGTGGGAGTCGGACACCGCCGCAGCGAAGCTCGACACCCTGCTGAACGCCAACCCCGACGTCAAGGGCATCTACATGCAGGCCGGCGGCGTCTATCTCGCGCCCACCCTCCAGACCCTGAAGTCCAAGGGCCTGCTGAAGAAGGCCGGCCAGGCGGGCCACATCACCATCGTCTCCAACGACGGCATCCCGCAGGAGTACGACGCCATCCGCAAGGGCGAGATCGACGCCACCGTCTCCCAGCCCGCCGACCTCTACGCCAAGTACGGCATGTACTACATCAAGGCCGCGATGCAGGGGAAGACGTTCAAGCCCGGCCCCACCGACCACGACTCCACCATCGTCGAACTGCCGGGCGGCAACCTGGAGGACCAGCTGCCCGCGCCGCTGGTCACCAAGGAGAACGTCGACGACCCCGAGCTGTGGGGCAACACGGTCGGATGA
- a CDS encoding sugar ABC transporter ATP-binding protein, whose protein sequence is MNTPLVEARGIVKRYGPTTALADGRLTVLPGESHALVGRNGAGKSTLVTVLTGLQAADQGGVRFDGEPAPALADRDAWRRKVACVYQKPTVVPELTVAENLFINRQPLHHGLISWRRLRAEAASLLDTWDVRVDPEARTGDLKVEDRQMVEIARALSFGARFIVLDEPTAQLDKREIERLFTRMRALQQSGVTFLFISHHLQEVYEVCQTVTVLRDARWIVTAPVADMPRAALVEAMAGETVAEQAVHARESNDSAPVLLDVRGLTSDAYRDVELTVRRGEVVGLAGISGSGKTELAESLTGLHTPTSGTAQLDGRQLPFGDVRAALEAGVGFVPRDRHAQGLVFGMTIGDNATLSVLDRLGRFGFVRTDRRRDFAAGLIERLDIHTEGPDQPVSDLSGGNAQKVVMARALASEPRLLVLINPTAGVDVKSKQSLLARVDTARDDGTAVLVVSDELDDLRRCDRVLVLFHGRVVAEHPAGWQDRDLIASIEGVAHG, encoded by the coding sequence ATGAACACCCCACTTGTCGAGGCCCGGGGCATCGTCAAACGCTACGGCCCCACCACCGCCCTCGCCGACGGCCGCCTCACCGTCCTGCCCGGCGAGTCCCACGCCCTGGTCGGCCGCAACGGCGCCGGAAAGTCCACCCTGGTCACCGTCCTCACCGGACTCCAGGCCGCCGACCAGGGCGGGGTCCGCTTCGACGGCGAACCCGCCCCCGCCCTCGCCGACCGTGACGCCTGGCGCCGCAAGGTGGCCTGCGTCTACCAGAAGCCCACCGTCGTCCCCGAACTGACCGTCGCCGAGAACCTGTTCATCAACCGGCAGCCCCTCCACCACGGCCTGATCAGCTGGCGCCGGCTGCGTGCCGAGGCCGCCTCGCTCCTGGACACCTGGGACGTGCGCGTCGACCCCGAGGCCCGCACCGGCGACCTCAAGGTCGAGGACCGTCAAATGGTGGAGATCGCGCGCGCGTTGAGCTTCGGCGCCCGCTTCATCGTCCTCGACGAGCCCACCGCGCAGCTCGACAAACGGGAGATCGAGCGGCTCTTCACCCGCATGCGGGCGCTCCAACAGTCCGGTGTCACCTTCCTGTTCATCTCGCACCACCTCCAGGAGGTGTACGAGGTGTGCCAGACCGTCACCGTGCTCAGGGACGCCCGCTGGATCGTCACCGCTCCCGTCGCCGACATGCCGCGCGCGGCCCTGGTCGAGGCCATGGCCGGAGAGACCGTCGCCGAACAGGCCGTCCACGCAAGGGAGTCCAACGACTCCGCGCCGGTCCTGCTCGACGTGCGCGGCCTCACCTCCGACGCCTACCGGGACGTCGAGCTCACCGTCCGCCGCGGCGAGGTCGTCGGCCTCGCCGGGATCAGCGGCAGCGGCAAGACCGAGCTGGCCGAGTCGCTCACGGGACTGCACACCCCCACCAGCGGCACGGCTCAACTGGACGGAAGGCAGCTCCCGTTCGGTGACGTACGGGCGGCCCTGGAGGCCGGGGTCGGGTTCGTGCCGCGCGACCGGCACGCCCAGGGGCTGGTCTTCGGCATGACCATCGGCGACAACGCCACGCTGAGCGTTCTGGATCGGCTCGGCCGCTTCGGCTTCGTCCGCACCGACCGCAGACGCGACTTCGCCGCCGGGCTGATCGAACGCCTCGACATCCACACCGAGGGCCCCGACCAGCCCGTCTCCGATCTGTCCGGCGGCAACGCGCAGAAGGTCGTGATGGCCCGCGCCCTCGCCTCCGAGCCCCGTCTGCTGGTCCTGATCAACCCCACCGCGGGCGTCGACGTGAAGTCGAAGCAGTCCCTGCTCGCCCGCGTCGACACCGCCCGCGACGACGGAACCGCCGTACTCGTCGTCTCCGACGAACTCGACGACCTGCGCCGCTGCGACCGGGTCCTGGTCCTCTTCCACGGCCGGGTGGTCGCCGAGCACCCGGCGGGCTGGCAGGACCGTGACCTGATCGCCTCCATCGAAGGAGTGGCCCATGGCTGA